In Zingiber officinale cultivar Zhangliang chromosome 1A, Zo_v1.1, whole genome shotgun sequence, the DNA window AGTCTTGGATGATGCGGTAGCTGGCTATCTAACCACTCGACAACCCTGTGAACTGCAAAATCTTTGGCACTACCCATGGCTGCAAGCCTTCTGTCAGTGTTGGGTGTTCCATTAACAAACATTTCCCACCTATTAGCTCTAAGCTTCCCTCTGTTCCAGTGGTGGCCAGTGTTAAGAACCAGAACATCAAATTTATGGAGATTTTGCTTCAAAAATGATGTTGGTCGATCAAGATGCATGGCATAACTAGTGGCTGGATCTGACACATTCAGAGGTTCCACATCACAGAGCGTCGCGGACCAGTAGTACAAGATGGTAGTGTTTGTGAACGGGAACCAGTAAGCCCAACCATTGGGTCGTTTGTCGTTCAGGCCCATGGTAAAACCATACTGTAGTCCAACATCTTCAACATCTGGCCTTTCTTTACCACCAGTGACCATACACATGAGCGATTGAAATTGCTGTCTTCCCAAGGAATCCCCTACAAGTGCAATAGTTTTGTCCTGCATCCTAAAAGGTATCCAGATTATGAAAAGATTAAAGAATTGATTCCTCAATACCTCTATAATAAGAAAAACCTTTGTCCTATGAAAAGATCATCAATATTGCAGcagaatatatatatgtatatatatatatatatatatatatatatataactagcaCCTTCTCAAGAAATTGGTGCCGTCAAACTCTGGCATATCACAATTTTCTGGTTCCCATCTGAATTTTTCATAGGAGAAATCTGTACGCTGAGTCAATCTACATGCCCAAGGCTCAGAGAGCCACTGTTTACATTCAAAACCTGAATACAAAGGTCTTCCCTTGCCAGCCACCCATTTTCCCTTTGCAAAGTTACATACTGAGAGAAACAAAAGGAGCACCATTTAGAAGATAAATTTCATAAACTTTGAATGTGTAAAGCTAGTCGATCATGATAAATGGATCTCTCTTTAACTTCATGCATGCAGGTTGAACTTAAAAACTAAAAAGCTACCTTTGTCTTCTCTGATCTGTGACTGAAAACCCTTAGCATCTTCTGTTTGTTTACTAGCTGTTGTAGGGCCAACAATATTATCACTGACAACTTGAACCACAGTTTCACTTGTATGATGGCCAGCTATCTCAGCATTAGGGAAGTCTTCCTCG includes these proteins:
- the LOC122038794 gene encoding protein trichome birefringence-like 14 — protein: MKLGLNGLVGKQLSLTLVIIFTTLLIWKWVRTPYEDSFHQLQDLDLFSQVAKVDYANQHPLAEEDFPNAEIAGHHTSETVVQVVSDNIVGPTTASKQTEDAKGFQSQIREDKVCNFAKGKWVAGKGRPLYSGFECKQWLSEPWACRLTQRTDFSYEKFRWEPENCDMPEFDGTNFLRRMQDKTIALVGDSLGRQQFQSLMCMVTGGKERPDVEDVGLQYGFTMGLNDKRPNGWAYWFPFTNTTILYYWSATLCDVEPLNVSDPATSYAMHLDRPTSFLKQNLHKFDVLVLNTGHHWNRGKLRANRWEMFVNGTPNTDRRLAAMGSAKDFAVHRVVEWLDSQLPHHPRLKAFFRSISPRHFFNGEWNSGGTCDNTKPLTGGNVVSQDAAIDAAAASAVNGTRVVLLDITGLSQLRDESHISKYSIKGTEGVQDCLHWCLPGIPDTWNEVLAAQL